From Phycodurus eques isolate BA_2022a chromosome 13, UOR_Pequ_1.1, whole genome shotgun sequence, a single genomic window includes:
- the best4 gene encoding bestrophin-4 — MTVSYTLEVANVRFGGFSKLLFRWKGSIYKLLYKEFLLFCMVYVFFSALYRLMLTPKQQDVFEHIALYCDQFTNTNFIPVLFVLGFYVTLAFNRWWGQYTSFPLPDNLMMVVSGNVHGVDERGRLLRRTLMRYANLSSVLILRSISTRVHKRFPTLEHVVEAGFMTSHELKMFEMLHSDFNKYWMPLTWFANLASRAREEARVRDDIALRLLMDELNNYRAKCSLLFHYDWISIPLVYTQVVTLAVYSFFALCVIGRQFLNPAKGYKDHKLDLYVPFVTLLQFFFYAGWLKVGELIINPFGEDDDDFETNKLIDRNIQVSMLAVDDMYQNLAPLEKDKHWAQRHFSIPYTVSTAADRLRPAFKGSAFDMRVSLEDLEQEQPGDGFPLRASSLEGHKDGLLRGCSLPSLTDESTRHVMRDVNEDGVNLKEQEKMITVDVY; from the exons ATGACTGTGTCATACACACTTGAGGTGGCCAACGTGAGATTTGGAGGCTTCTCCAAGCTCTTGTTCCGGTGGAAGGGCAGCATCTACAAGCTGCTCTACAAGGAGTTTCTCCTCTTCTGCATGGTCTACGTCTTTTTCAGTGCGCTCTACAG GTTGATGCTAACACCCAAGCAGCAGGATGTGTTTGAGCATATTGCCCTCTACTGCGACCAGTTCACCAACACCAACTTCATCCCCGTTCTCTTTGTGCTTG GCTTTTATGTAACATTGGCATTCAATCGGTGGTGGGGACAATACACCAGCTTCCCGCTGCCCGACAACCTGATGATGGTGGTCTCTGGGAACGTCCACGGAGTCGACGAGAGGGGTCGCCTGTTGCGGCGCACGCTCATGCGATACGCCAACCTGTCGTCGGTGCTGATCCTGCGCTCCATCAGCACCAGAGTTCACAAGCGCTTCCCCACGCTGGAACACGTGGTGGAGGCTG GTTTCATGACATCACACGAGCTGAAGATGTTTGAGATGCTGCACTCTGACTTCAACAAGTACTGGATGCCGCTGACCTGGTTTGCCAACCTGGCATCCAGAGCAAGAGAGGAGGCCCGCGTGAGGGACGATATCGCTTTGAGACTCCTCATGGAT GAGTTGAACAACTACAGAGCCAAGTGCAGCCTCTTGTTCCACTACGACTGGATCAGCATTCCTCTGGTCTACACTCAG GTGGTAACGTTAGCGGTCTACTCCTTCTTCGCCTTGTGCGTGATCGGCCGCCAGTTCCTCAACCCAGCCAAAGGCTACAAGGACCACAAGCTGGACTTGTACGTCCCCTTCGTCACGCTGCTGCAGTTCTTCTTCTATGCTGGATGGCTCAAGGTGGGAGAGCTGATCATAAACCCGTTCGGCGAGGACGATGATGACTTTGAGACCAACAAGCTAATCGACAGGAACATTCAG GTATCTATGCTGGCGGTGGATGACATGTACCAGAACCTGGCGCCCCTGGAGAAAGACAAGCACTGGGCCCAAAGACATTTCTCAATCCCTTACACCGTGTCCACAGCAGCAGACCGCCTCAGACCGGCTTTTAAGGGCTCCGCCTTTGACATGAG AGTGAGCTTGGAGGATCTGGAGCAGGAGCAGCCTGGTGATGGTTTCCCTCTGCGGGCTTCCTCACTTGAGGGTCACAAAGACGGCCTCCTGCGGGGCTGCAGCCTCCCATCGCTGACGGATGAGTCAACACGTCACGTCATGAGGGATGTCAACGAGGATGGCGTCAATctgaaagaacaagaaaagATGATCACAGTTGACGTTTATTAA
- the hectd3 gene encoding E3 ubiquitin-protein ligase HECTD3 isoform X1 gives MSLGDSPHLLLGRIRFLNRCTECFRKSEPVPDSLCYVPREVCFKICKDSSSSSCAAAAVSGSTGGSGKTVVSVFDSPHQSPINKKLCKYTIELKKGTCIRTTGEEYCNSQGLWVKINKEQLEEHRPGQELEEGWILVCKHTEGGDRLVPVESPETVSRQQQLFGCDHKACNRWEQVVDVENAMFLGSKPKIAEPDAAAVEKLRYIPPTWTYECDEDLVHYFYDHIGKEDENLGSLKQSVTSIDVSSCSEDPSGGVNSLTDGDTKTYWESDGMQGQHWIRLHMKRGTVVNKLILTVDSTDDNYMPKRVTVYGGEGDTLKKLSDVTIDDNLIGEICVVEDMSSHLPVIEVRIEECRDEGIDVRIRGLKIKSSCERDLGLNADVFQSSYLVRYPRLQGTPADVLYRRALIIQRFISLLDNVLPHFVPAWDYSLGTFNHIKSIKQFLLQSKRRSALVTQCLKDSETSKPNFLPCLYINRRLAMEHRDNPSLDPSCKNAVFSQVYDGLKPSDKMEKTLDYRWPARYDQWWECKFIAEGIIDQGGGFRDSLADMSEELCPSSAECLMPLPFFTRTSNQGALEARDYYVPNPSCKEFHKYEWIGQLMGAALRGKDFLVLALPGLVWKQLTGEAVSWNKDFHAVDSVLVNLLDAMDNMDRETFEFRFGEELVYTTLLSDGQMVELVPGGGNVAVRYEDRREFIRLVQKARLEESKQQIASLQAGLLKVVPQAVLDLLTWQEVEKKVCGDPEISVEALKRLTGYEDLEQDDIRVQYLWEALTNFTNEDRSRFLRFVTGRSRLPAPIYVFSDKQVFCSEGDALPQSSTCSSTLYLPNYPSAKVCEEKLRYAAYNCVAIDTDVSPWEE, from the exons atgtcactaGGGGATAGTCCTCACCTGCTGCTTGGCCGGATTCGCTTCCTGAACCGCTGCACTGAGTGTTTTCGGAAGAGCGAGCCGGTTCCAGACAGCCTGTGTTATGTGCCCCGAGAGGTGTGTTTTAAGATCTGCAAGGATTCGTCGTCCAGCTcctgcgccgccgccgccgtctccGGTTCCACGGGAGGCTCCGGGAAGACGGTGGTGTCCGTCTTTGACAGCCCGCACCAGAGTCCGATTAACAAGAAATTATGCAAGTACACCATTGAGCTCAAGAAAGGGACGTGTATCCGGACCACAGGGGAGGAGTACTGTAATAGCCAAGGCCTCTGGGTCAAGATCAATAAG gagcagctggaggagcaCCGTCCAGGGCAAGAGCTGGAGGAAGGTTGGATCCTGGTGTGCAAGCACACCGAGGGTGGCGACAGGCTGGTGCCCGTGGAGTCGCCCGAGACGGTGAGCAGACAGCAGCAGCTCTTTGGCTGTGACCACAAAGCGTGCAACAGGTGGGAGCAGGTGGTGGATGTGGAGAATGCCATGTTCCTAGGATCCAAACCAAAGATAGCAGAGCCGGACGCTGCCGCGGTAGAGAAGCTGAG GTACATACCCCCGACATGGACATATGAATGCGACGAGGACCTGGTGCACTACTTCTACGACCACATCGGCAAAGAGGACGAGAACCTTGGTAGCCTGAAGCAGAGCGTGACCAGCATTGATGTTTCTTCCTGTTCG GAGGATCCCAGCGGCGGCGTGAACAGCCTGACAGACGGTGACACTAAAACGTATTGGGAGAGTGACGGAATGCAAGGACAGCACTGGATACGCCTTCATATGAAGAGGGGGACTGTTGTCAA TAAGCTGATTTTGACAGTGGACTCCACGGACGACAACTACATGCCCAAGAGGGTGACCGTGTACGGAGGTGAGGGAGACACCCTGAAGAAGCTGAGTGATGTCACCATTGACGA CAATCTGATTGGGGAGATATGTGTGGTAGAAGACATGTCATCGCACTTGCCAGTTATTGAGGTCCGAATCGAGGAATGTCGGG ATGAGGGGATAGACGTGCGGATCCGAGGCTTGAAGATCAAGTCGTCGTGCGAGCGAGACCTGGGACTGAACGCCGACGTCTTCCAGTCCTCCTACTTGGTGCGCTACCCCCGTCTGCAGGGGACGCCGGCTGATGTCCTTTACCGTCGAGCGCTGATCATCCAAAG GTTCATTTCCTTACTAGACAATGTGCTCCCGCACTTTGTGCCAGCCTGGGACTACAGCCTGGGCACCTTCAACCATATCAAA AGCATAAAACAGTTCCTGCTGCAGTCCAAACGTCGCTCAGCGCTGGTCACGCAGTGCCTGAAGGACTCGGAGACCAGCAAACCCAACTTCCTGCCGTGCCTCTACATCAACAGGCGGCTGGCAATGGAGCACAGGGACAACCCCTCACTGGACCCCAGTTGCAAGAACGCCGTGTTCAGTCAG GTGTATGACGGCCTAAAACCGTCCGACAAAATGGAGAAGACTTTGGATTATAGGTGGCCTGCTCGTTACGACCAATGGTGGGAATGCAAGTTCATCGCTGAGGGCATTATCGACCAGGGCGGTGGCTTCCGGGACAGTCTGGCCGACATGTCCGAGGAGCTGTGTCCCAGCTCGGCCGAGTGTCTGATGCCGCTGCCTTTCTTCACGCGAACATCCAACCAA GGTGCCCTGGAGGCCAGAGACTACTACGTTCCTAACCCATCCTGCAAAGAATTTCACAAGTACGAGTGGATCGGGCAGCTCATGGGCGCAGCACTTCGAGGGAAAGATTTCCTC GTTCTGGCTCTCCCCGGCCTGGTGTGGAAGCAGCTGACTGGGGAGGCTGTCAGCTGGAACAAAGACTTCCATGCTGTTGACTCTGTGCTG GTCAACCTGCTGGACGCCATGGACAACATGGACCGTGAGACGTTTGAGTTCCGTTTTGGTGAGGAGCTGGTGTACACCACGCTGCTGAGCGACGGCCAGATGGTGGAGCTGGTCCCGGGCGGTGGCAACGTGGCCGTCCGCTACGAAGACCGGCGCGAGTTCATCCGCCTGGTGCAGAAGGCTCGGCTTGAGGAGAGCAAGCAGCAG ATAGCGTCGTTACAAGCTGGGCTGCTCAAGGTAGTCCCGCAGGCGGTCCTTGATCTGCTCACCTGGCAGGAAGTGGAGAAGAAGGTTTGTGGAGACCCGGAGATCAGTGTGGAAGCTCTCAAAAGACTCA CTGGCTACGAGGACCTGGAACAAGATGATATTCGTGTGCAATACTTGTGGGAGGCGCTGACCAACTTCACCAACG aggACCGCAGCAGATTTCTGAGGTTTGTGACTGGTCGAAGTCGTCTTCCTGCCCCCATCTACGTCTTCTCTGACAAGCAAGTATTTTG CTCCGAGGGCGACGCGCTTCCGCAGTCTTCCACGTGCTCCAGCACACTCTATTTACCCAACTACCCGAG CGCCAAAGTTTGCGAGGAGAAGCTCCGCTACGCCGCCTACAACTGCGTGGCCATCGACACGGACGTGAGCCCTTGGGAAGAGTAA
- the hectd3 gene encoding E3 ubiquitin-protein ligase HECTD3 isoform X2, with the protein MSLGDSPHLLLGRIRFLNRCTECFRKSEPVPDSLCYVPREVCFKICKDSSSSSCAAAAVSGSTGGSGKTVVSVFDSPHQSPINKKLCKYTIELKKGTCIRTTGEEYCNSQGLWVKINKEQLEEHRPGQELEEGWILVCKHTEGGDRLVPVESPETVSRQQQLFGCDHKACNRWEQVVDVENAMFLGSKPKIAEPDAAAVEKLRYIPPTWTYECDEDLVHYFYDHIGKEDENLGSLKQSVTSIDVSSCSEDPSGGVNSLTDGDTKTYWESDGMQGQHWIRLHMKRGTVVNKLILTVDSTDDNYMPKRVTVYGGEGDTLKKLSDVTIDDNLIGEICVVEDMSSHLPVIEVRIEECRDEGIDVRIRGLKIKSSCERDLGLNADVFQSSYLVRYPRLQGTPADVLYRRALIIQRFISLLDNVLPHFVPAWDYSLGTFNHIKSIKQFLLQSKRRSALVTQCLKDSETSKPNFLPCLYINRRLAMEHRDNPSLDPSCKNAVFSQVYDGLKPSDKMEKTLDYRWPARYDQWWECKFIAEGIIDQGGGFRDSLADMSEELCPSSAECLMPLPFFTRTSNQGALEARDYYVPNPSCKEFHKYEWIGQLMGAALRGKDFLVLALPGLVWKQLTGEAVSWNKDFHAVDSVLVNLLDAMDNMDRETFEFRFGEELVYTTLLSDGQMVELVPGGGNVAVRYEDRREFIRLVQKARLEESKQQIASLQAGLLKVVPQAVLDLLTWQEVEKKVCGDPEISVEALKRLTGYEDLEQDDIRVQYLWEALTNFTNEDRSRFLRFVTGRSRLPAPIYVFSDNSEGDALPQSSTCSSTLYLPNYPSAKVCEEKLRYAAYNCVAIDTDVSPWEE; encoded by the exons atgtcactaGGGGATAGTCCTCACCTGCTGCTTGGCCGGATTCGCTTCCTGAACCGCTGCACTGAGTGTTTTCGGAAGAGCGAGCCGGTTCCAGACAGCCTGTGTTATGTGCCCCGAGAGGTGTGTTTTAAGATCTGCAAGGATTCGTCGTCCAGCTcctgcgccgccgccgccgtctccGGTTCCACGGGAGGCTCCGGGAAGACGGTGGTGTCCGTCTTTGACAGCCCGCACCAGAGTCCGATTAACAAGAAATTATGCAAGTACACCATTGAGCTCAAGAAAGGGACGTGTATCCGGACCACAGGGGAGGAGTACTGTAATAGCCAAGGCCTCTGGGTCAAGATCAATAAG gagcagctggaggagcaCCGTCCAGGGCAAGAGCTGGAGGAAGGTTGGATCCTGGTGTGCAAGCACACCGAGGGTGGCGACAGGCTGGTGCCCGTGGAGTCGCCCGAGACGGTGAGCAGACAGCAGCAGCTCTTTGGCTGTGACCACAAAGCGTGCAACAGGTGGGAGCAGGTGGTGGATGTGGAGAATGCCATGTTCCTAGGATCCAAACCAAAGATAGCAGAGCCGGACGCTGCCGCGGTAGAGAAGCTGAG GTACATACCCCCGACATGGACATATGAATGCGACGAGGACCTGGTGCACTACTTCTACGACCACATCGGCAAAGAGGACGAGAACCTTGGTAGCCTGAAGCAGAGCGTGACCAGCATTGATGTTTCTTCCTGTTCG GAGGATCCCAGCGGCGGCGTGAACAGCCTGACAGACGGTGACACTAAAACGTATTGGGAGAGTGACGGAATGCAAGGACAGCACTGGATACGCCTTCATATGAAGAGGGGGACTGTTGTCAA TAAGCTGATTTTGACAGTGGACTCCACGGACGACAACTACATGCCCAAGAGGGTGACCGTGTACGGAGGTGAGGGAGACACCCTGAAGAAGCTGAGTGATGTCACCATTGACGA CAATCTGATTGGGGAGATATGTGTGGTAGAAGACATGTCATCGCACTTGCCAGTTATTGAGGTCCGAATCGAGGAATGTCGGG ATGAGGGGATAGACGTGCGGATCCGAGGCTTGAAGATCAAGTCGTCGTGCGAGCGAGACCTGGGACTGAACGCCGACGTCTTCCAGTCCTCCTACTTGGTGCGCTACCCCCGTCTGCAGGGGACGCCGGCTGATGTCCTTTACCGTCGAGCGCTGATCATCCAAAG GTTCATTTCCTTACTAGACAATGTGCTCCCGCACTTTGTGCCAGCCTGGGACTACAGCCTGGGCACCTTCAACCATATCAAA AGCATAAAACAGTTCCTGCTGCAGTCCAAACGTCGCTCAGCGCTGGTCACGCAGTGCCTGAAGGACTCGGAGACCAGCAAACCCAACTTCCTGCCGTGCCTCTACATCAACAGGCGGCTGGCAATGGAGCACAGGGACAACCCCTCACTGGACCCCAGTTGCAAGAACGCCGTGTTCAGTCAG GTGTATGACGGCCTAAAACCGTCCGACAAAATGGAGAAGACTTTGGATTATAGGTGGCCTGCTCGTTACGACCAATGGTGGGAATGCAAGTTCATCGCTGAGGGCATTATCGACCAGGGCGGTGGCTTCCGGGACAGTCTGGCCGACATGTCCGAGGAGCTGTGTCCCAGCTCGGCCGAGTGTCTGATGCCGCTGCCTTTCTTCACGCGAACATCCAACCAA GGTGCCCTGGAGGCCAGAGACTACTACGTTCCTAACCCATCCTGCAAAGAATTTCACAAGTACGAGTGGATCGGGCAGCTCATGGGCGCAGCACTTCGAGGGAAAGATTTCCTC GTTCTGGCTCTCCCCGGCCTGGTGTGGAAGCAGCTGACTGGGGAGGCTGTCAGCTGGAACAAAGACTTCCATGCTGTTGACTCTGTGCTG GTCAACCTGCTGGACGCCATGGACAACATGGACCGTGAGACGTTTGAGTTCCGTTTTGGTGAGGAGCTGGTGTACACCACGCTGCTGAGCGACGGCCAGATGGTGGAGCTGGTCCCGGGCGGTGGCAACGTGGCCGTCCGCTACGAAGACCGGCGCGAGTTCATCCGCCTGGTGCAGAAGGCTCGGCTTGAGGAGAGCAAGCAGCAG ATAGCGTCGTTACAAGCTGGGCTGCTCAAGGTAGTCCCGCAGGCGGTCCTTGATCTGCTCACCTGGCAGGAAGTGGAGAAGAAGGTTTGTGGAGACCCGGAGATCAGTGTGGAAGCTCTCAAAAGACTCA CTGGCTACGAGGACCTGGAACAAGATGATATTCGTGTGCAATACTTGTGGGAGGCGCTGACCAACTTCACCAACG aggACCGCAGCAGATTTCTGAGGTTTGTGACTGGTCGAAGTCGTCTTCCTGCCCCCATCTACGTCTTCTCTGACAA CTCCGAGGGCGACGCGCTTCCGCAGTCTTCCACGTGCTCCAGCACACTCTATTTACCCAACTACCCGAG CGCCAAAGTTTGCGAGGAGAAGCTCCGCTACGCCGCCTACAACTGCGTGGCCATCGACACGGACGTGAGCCCTTGGGAAGAGTAA
- the rps8a gene encoding small ribosomal subunit protein eS8 gives MGISRDNWHKRRKTGGKRKPYHKKRKYELGRPPANTKIGARRIHTVRVRGGNKKYRALRLDVGNFSWGSECCTRKTRIIDVVYNASNNELVRTKTLVKNCIVLIDSLPYRQWYEAHYATPLGRKKGAKLTPEEEEVLNKKRSKKTQKKYDERKKTAKISPLLEEQFQQGKLLGCIASRPGQCGRADGYILEGKELEFYLRKIKAKKGK, from the exons ATGG GTATCTCAAGGGACAACTGGCACAAACGCCGCAAGACCGGTGGCAAACGAAAGCCCTACCACAAGAAGAGGAAGTATGAACTCGGGCGACCTCCAGCAAACACAAAG ATCGGTGCTCGCCGTATCCACACCGTGAGGGTCCGTGGTGGGAACAAGAAGTATCGTGCCCTGAGGCTGGACGTTGGCAACTTCTCATGGGGCTCTGAGT GCTGCACACGCAAAACCAGGATCATCGACGTGGTCTACAACGCCTCCAACAATGAGCTGGTCCGAACCAAGACCCTGGTGAAGAACTGCATCGTGCTAATTGACAGCCTCccctacaggcagtggtatgagGCTCACTACGCCACTCCTCTTGGACGCAAGAAGGGCGCCAAGCTG ACTCCTGAGGAGGAAGAGGTCCTGAACAAGAAGAGGTCCAAAAAGACCCAGAAGAAGTATGATGAGCGTAAAAAGACGGCCAAGATCAGCCCGCTCTTGGAGGAGCAGTTTCAGCAGGGAAAACTGCTTG GCTGCATTGCCTCCAGACCAGGCCAGTGTGGACGAGCAGACGGCTACATCCTGGAGGGCAAGGAACTGGAGTTCTACCTGAGGAAAATCAAGGCCAAGAAaggcaaataa
- the acadm gene encoding medium-chain specific acyl-CoA dehydrogenase, mitochondrial produces the protein MLLNRVLRAGMRCGVARLQSSSAAATEAGTSGGHSAAATGFSFELTDQQREFQQLARKFAREEILPHAAQYDKTGEYPVPIIKKAWELGLMNGHIAEQYGGMGLSIFDNCLITEELAYGCTGVQTAIEANSLGQMPVIIAGNEVQKKKYLGRMTEEPLMCAYCVTEPGAGSDVAGVKTRAVKTGDEYVVNGQKMWITNGGKANWYFLLARTNPDPKCPTNKAFTGFILDADTPGVQIGRKEMNMGQRCSDTRGITFEDVRIPKENILLGEGAGFKIAMGAFDKTRPPVAAGATGLAQRALDEATAYALERKTFGKVIAEHQAVSFLLAEMAMKVELARMAYQRAAWEVDRGRRNTYYASIAKAFSGDIANQVASDAVQVFGGNGFNSEYPVEKLMRDAKIYQIYEGTAQIQRLIVAREHLAKAKK, from the exons ATGCTCTTGAATAGG GTACTTCGAGCGGGGATGCGCTGCGGTGTCGCCCGGCTCCAGAGCTCCAGTGCCGCGGCCACAGAAGCAGGAACTTCAGGCGGGCACTCTGCAGCGGCAACCGGCTTCTCGTTTG AGCTAACAGATCAACAGCGAGAGTTCCAGCAGCTAGCTCGCAAGTTTGCACGTGAGGAAATTCTCCCACATGCGGCACAGTATGACAAAACCGGGGAG TACCCAGTACCTATCATCAAGAAAGCTTGGGAGCTTGGTCTGATGAACGGTCACATTGCAGAGCAGTATG gtGGAATGGGCTTGTCCATCTTCGACAACTGCCTCATCACGGAGGAGCTGGCCTACGGTTGCACGGGAGTGCAAACTGCCATCGAGGCGAACTCTCTTGGC CAAATGCCTGTTATAATTGCTGGCAATGAGGTGCAGAAGAAGAAATACCTAGGGAGGATGACAGAGGAGCCTCTCATGTGT GCATACTGCGTCACAGAGCCTGGAGCGGGATCAGATGTGGCGGGTGTCAAAACACGAGCGGTGAAGACGGGCGACGAGTACGTGGTCAACGGCCAGAAGATGTGGATCACAAATGGTGGCAAAGCCAACTG GTACTTCCTGCTGGCGCGCACGAACCCTGATCCCAAATGTCCCACCAATAAGGCTTTCACCGGCTTCATTTTGGATGCGGACACACCTGGAGTTCAAATAGGAAGGAAG GAAATGAACATGGGCCAGAGGTGTTCTGACACACGAGGCATCACGTTTGAGGATGTGAGGATCCCGAAGGAGAACATCCTGCTCGGCGAGGGGGCTGGGTTCAAGATCGCCATGGGGGCCTTCGACAAGACCCGGCCTCCT GTGGCAGCTGGAGCCACTGGGCTGGCTCAGAGGGCCCTCGATGAAGCCACCGCTTACGCTCTGGAGAGGAAAACGTTTGGCAAAGTGATTGCTGAG CACCAGGCCGTCTCTTTCCTGCTCGCCGAGATGGCGATGAAGGTGGAGCTGGCGCGCATGGCGTACCAGCGTGCCGCCTGGGAGGTGGACCGCGGCCGGCGCAACACATATTACGCCTCCATCGCCAAGGCCTTCTCCGGCGACATTGCCAATCAGGTGGCCTCGGACGCCGTGCAGGTGTTTGGTGGCAACGGCTTTAACAGCGAGTACCCGGTGGAGAAGCTGATGCGCGACGCCAAGATCTACCAG ATTTACGAAGGCACTGCTCAGATCCAAAGGCTCATTGTGGCCCGTGAACACCTAGCAAAGGCCAAGAAATGA
- the LOC133412047 gene encoding gastrula zinc finger protein xFG20-1-like, translated as MLKELVRERLIAAADEIFGLFEKTIASYEEELCRAREENEQQRQQLEAVCKTQIVLRVEDVQQLIGHPPQQQLQSSCLDEEHPQPPCVNEEDPQPLHVKEEEEDPEPLHVKDEEAADVSNLPLTGFSTQSENEAELSQLPPRSPSGDHRGGPPLEDLFAPLSDSDNMEETYSSVVEWKGQKKKTKQKRQKCFACSVCGERFVRRQNMLRHKRTHVGGKSFSQKPLFTAHRGKHTDERHFRCPVCGKTFKQKSRSVSHMRMHTGEKPYSCSVCGKTFSRKDSIGMHMRTHTGEKPFACTVCGKTFTHKSNTVMHMRTHTGEKPFSCSNCGQAFHQKSHLESHMRTYTGKKSFCCSVCGNRFTCRPAFTTHIRTHNTEGVFDAAK; from the exons atgttgaaagaaTTGGTGAGGGAGCGACTCATTGCGGCCGCCGATGAAATCTTCGGACTGTTTGAAAAGACGATAGCGtcgtacgaggaggaactttgccGAGCGAGAGAGGAGAACgagcaacaaagacaacaactggaAGCAGTTTGCAAGACTCAAATTGTGCTACGCGTCGAAG ATGTCCAGCAGTTGATTGGTCACCCCCCTCAGCAGCAGTTGCAGAGTTCCTGTTTGGATGAGGAGCATCCACAGCCCCCCTGTGTTAATGAGGAAGATCCACAGCCTCTCCatgtgaaggaggaagaggaggatccaGAGCCCCTCCATGTTAAGGATGAAGAGGCGGCTGATGTCAGCAATTTACCACTGACTGGATTTTCTACGCAGAGTGAAAATGAGGCAGAGCTGTCACAGCTTCCTCCTCGCAGTCCAAGTGGAGACCACCGTGGAGGGCCGCCATTGGAAGACCTCTTTGCTCCACTGTCAGACAGCGACAACATGGAAGAAACCTATAGCAGCGTTGTAGAGTGGAAAggtcagaagaagaagactaAGCAAAAGCGTCAAAAATGTTtcgcctgctcagtttgcggtgaAAGATTTGTTAGAAGACAAAACATGCTTAGACACAAGAGAACCCACGTGGGGGGGAAATCTTTCTCTCAAAAGCCCCTTTTTACAGCACACCGGGGAAAACACACGGACGAAAGACATTTCAGGTGCCCAGTGTGTggtaaaacattcaaacaaaagtCAAGGTCAGTATCACATATGAGAatgcacactggagaaaaaccctatagttgctcagtttgcggtaaaaCATTCTCTCGAAAAGACAGCATTGGAATGCACATGAGAAcccacacgggagaaaaacctttcgCTTGCACAGTATGTGGGAAGACATTCACTCATAAGTCAAACACTGTAATgcacatgagaacgcacacgggagaaaaaccatTTAGTTGCTCAAATTGTGGGCAAGCCTTCCATCAAAAGTCACACCTGGAGTCACACATGAGAACATACACAGGAAAAAAGTCCTTTTGTTGCTCAGTGTGTGGCAATCGCTTTACTTGTAGGCCGGCTTTCACGACACACATACGGACACACAACACAGAGGGTGTGTTTGATGCTGCAAAGTGA
- the rabggtb gene encoding geranylgeranyl transferase type-2 subunit beta — MGTQVKDVFISPDAPHTLLLDKHADYIVAYGSKKDDYEYTLSEYLRMSGIYWGLTVMDLMSQLPRMNRQEIVDFITACQHECGGVSASIGHDPHLLYTLSAVQILCLYDCVDALDVDKVVEYVKGLQQDDGSFAGDKWGEIDTRFCFCAVATLSLLGKMDAIDVDKAVEFVLSCMNFDGGFGCRPGSESHAGQIYCCTGFLSLTGQLHQLNADLLGWWLCERQLPSGGLNGRPEKLPDVCYSWWVLASLRIIGKIHWIDKDKLRSFILACQDEETGGFADRPGDMVDPFHTLFGIAGLSLLGDEKIKAVNPVLCMPEDVLQRLGLKPELLS, encoded by the exons ATG GGTACGCAAGTGAAAGACGTCTTCATTAGCCCTGACGCCCCCCACACTCTTCTGCTGGACAAACATGCAGACTACATCGTTGCATACGGCTCCAAAAAGGACGACTAT GAGTACACGCTGTCCGAGTACCTGCGCATGAGCGGCATCTACTGGGGTCTGACGGTGATGGACCTGATGTCTCAGCTGCCCCGCATGAACCGCCAGGAGATCGTGGACTTCATTACGGCGTGTCAGCACGAGTGCGGCGGCGTCAGCGCCAGCATCGGCCACGACCCGCACCTGCTCTACACACTCAGCGCCGTGCAG ATTCTGTGCTTGTACGACTGTGTGGATGCTTTGGACGTAGACAAAGTGGTGGAGTACGTCAAAGGGCTGCAGCAGGACGACGGCTCCTTTGCAGGAGACAAATGGG GAGAAATCGACACAAGATTTTGCTTCTGTGCAGTGGCCACCCTTTCATTGCTG GGCAAGATGGACGCCATCGATGTGGACAAGGCGGTGGAGTTCGTCTTGTCCTGTATGAACTTCGACGGCGGTTTCGGCTGCAGGCCCGGCTCAGAGTCTCACGCCGGTCAG ATTTACTGCTGCACTGGCTTCCTGTCGCTGACGGGCCAGCTGCACCAGCTCAACGCCGACCTGCTGGGGTGGTGGCTCTGTGAGAGGCAGCTGCCGTCGGGGGGCCTCAACGGGCGCCCCGAAAAG CTTCCTGACGTTTGCTACTCCTGGTGGGTTCTGGCTTCCCTCCGGATCATCGGCAAGATCCACTGGATCGACAAGGACAAGCTGCGCTCCTTCATCCTGGCCTGCCAGGACGAGGAGACGGGAGGCTTCGCCGACCGGCCGGGCGACATG GTGGACCCTTTCCACACGCTGTTCGGAATCGCCGGCCTCTCCCTGCTGGGCGACGAGAAGATCAAGGCGGTGAATCCCGTGCTGTGCATGCCCGAGGACGTGCTGCAGAGGCTCGGCCTGAAGCCGGAGCTCCTCAGCTAG